CGGGATTTTTTATATTTTTACAGGGTTAATAGGTCAGGTTCATTTATAACTTCAGCTAATGAACGTTTTTTTGATATTGTTGAAATGTTTGATTTGACTGAGGATGTTCTCTTTAAAACGGGTAATCATAATACATATCTGGTTGCTTTCTCTAATCTTAGGATTTCAAATACATTGTGGCGTTATGATCAAGTTGCTGAAAAATATAAGGCAAAATTTTTTGATATTATCAAAGAAAACTTCAAAAAAATGAATCCATTATGTATCGATAGTTTAGATACGTGGAACACGAAGAGATATCAGAACATCTTAAACTCCAATAATTACAGGGAATATGAATTATTGAAAAAAATTGATCATTTGATGGAAGTTCAGGAAGAAAAAGAAAAGCAGTGGCATGAAGAATTGAATAATCAAAAACAAAAATTTGTAAATGAGATCCAAACCCAGAAACAGGCCTATGAACTAGATATTAATGCTAAAAATCAGTTAATTCAAGAAATTACTTCTTCTAATAGCTGGAAACTCACAAAACCTCTTAGAGCTATCCGTAAAATATTAAAAAATGAACATGATCGTAGTTCCAATTAAAGGGACTATAATCCTATTCTTTGAATCAAAACTCAACAACAGTCTCCGCCAATGTTTTCCACTTCTCATCCTTCTCAGACAGAATAAGCTCATCCACACCCTCAAGGGGCCACTCAACACCTATCTCAGGATCGTTCCAGAGGATTCCAGCTTCATCATCAGCATCGTAAAAATCTGTGCATTTGTAGGTGAATTCTGCTTCATCTGAAAGTACTAGAAAGCCATGGGCAAAGCCTTCAGGTATGTAGAACTGTTTCTTGTTGTCTTCAGAGAGCACAACCCCTTCCCATTTGCCGTAGGTTGGTGAATCCCTCCTCAGATCAACTGCAGCATCGAAGACCTCTCCCCTGATAACCCTGACGAGTTTTCCCTGGGGTTTGGTGCGTTGGAAGTGAAGTCCCCTTAAAACTCCCCTTTTAGATTTGGACTGGTTGTCCTGAAGGAATGCAGCATCAATTCCAGCCTCTTTAAACTCCATTTCATGGTAGGTTTCCATGAAGTAGCCGCGTTCATCTCCAAATACTGTGGGTTCCACTATGTAAACGCCTTCAATGGATGTTTCCATAAATTTAAACTTACCCATTAATGATTCTCCTATTTGAAATTAAACTCCTAACTTGAAATTAAATTTAGAACTATAACTGTGCACCGTTGATAAGTTCAACCAAGTACTGCCCGTACTCAGTTTTCTTGAGGGGTTCAGCCAGCTCAAGTACCTTATCTGCAGTTATCCAGCCGTTGTTGTAGGCAATTTCTTCCAGACAGGCCACGAAGAATCCCTGTCTTTTCTGTATGGCTTCCACGAAGTTAGCAGCTTCCAGGAGGCCGTTGTGTGTTCCTGTGTCCAGCCATGCCATTCCCCTTCCCATGGTTTCAACCTTCAACTTTTGAGCTTTAAGGTAAGCCTCATTCACAGAGGTTATCTCCAGTTCACCACGATCAGAGGGCTTAACATTCTTGGCTATTTCAACCACGTTGTTGTCGTAGAAGTAAAGTCCAGGAACAACGTATTTTGATTTAGGAACTTCTGGTTTTTCTTCTATAGAAATCACATTGCCAGA
The Methanobacterium aggregans DNA segment above includes these coding regions:
- the rfbC gene encoding dTDP-4-dehydrorhamnose 3,5-epimerase; its protein translation is MGKFKFMETSIEGVYIVEPTVFGDERGYFMETYHEMEFKEAGIDAAFLQDNQSKSKRGVLRGLHFQRTKPQGKLVRVIRGEVFDAAVDLRRDSPTYGKWEGVVLSEDNKKQFYIPEGFAHGFLVLSDEAEFTYKCTDFYDADDEAGILWNDPEIGVEWPLEGVDELILSEKDEKWKTLAETVVEF